A window of the Desulfomonilaceae bacterium genome harbors these coding sequences:
- a CDS encoding methyltransferase domain-containing protein, whose product MGKHVCPWWVGYILANPIRRLFQNPEKILSPYVMPGMTVLDVGSGMGFLTIPAARMVGKAGKVIAVDLQEKMLASLVKRAAKAGLGGRIVTKLCEPDSLDVSEPVDLCLAFYVLHEVPDVSGFLFQIKDILRPTGRLLVAEPGNWHVSDKEFENMIDLASAAGLELIEEPRIAGSRSALLSPAAASGK is encoded by the coding sequence ATGGGAAAGCACGTTTGTCCATGGTGGGTAGGGTATATACTTGCCAACCCAATCCGGCGCCTATTCCAAAACCCTGAAAAGATTCTTTCGCCATACGTAATGCCGGGGATGACTGTGCTGGACGTAGGTTCAGGTATGGGCTTCCTGACAATTCCAGCAGCCAGGATGGTGGGCAAAGCCGGAAAAGTGATAGCTGTCGATCTGCAAGAAAAGATGCTGGCCTCTTTGGTCAAGAGGGCGGCAAAAGCTGGTCTGGGAGGTCGTATAGTCACCAAACTCTGCGAGCCCGACAGTCTTGATGTTTCTGAGCCAGTTGACCTATGCTTGGCGTTTTATGTTCTTCATGAAGTTCCAGATGTTAGCGGTTTCCTTTTTCAGATCAAGGACATTCTGAGACCTACGGGGCGACTTCTTGTCGCCGAGCCTGGAAACTGGCACGTTTCAGACAAAGAGTTTGAGAATATGATTGACCTGGCCTCGGCGGCAGGACTTGAACTCATCGAAGAACCCCGGATAGCGGGGAGCAGATCGGCGCTGCTGTCTCCTGCTGCCGCAT